A window of Pyrus communis chromosome 3, drPyrComm1.1, whole genome shotgun sequence genomic DNA:
TGTGGCTGTGGATCAGGTCTGacagctctctttctctctctctctctcaataaaaatgaacttgaaaaagaaaatggagtaCTTAAATGTGGATATCTATTTTGCAGGATCCGAATACCCGTTACCCTGTCGTGGTCCGATTCAACAAAGTTAACTATGCCAATGTGTCCACGAATAACTATGCATTGGACGAGATTGAAGAAGTTAAATGAGTTTGTAGTGGCACTGTAAATTGTAATCTTAATTAAATTGTCCTTCTCTCAGTTTGTTCCTTACTTGTTGGTGCCCTTTATTTGTGTATCATACTCTAAATTTCTTCTTCCACCTTTTCTTAGTTATTTTCTATCACTGCTTGCTCAAAATACGAATAGATCGATATAAACTCATAGTATATACCGTATTTATACACCGGATTCATAAGCCAGTTTCATGCATCTATACGCTGTAAATTATCCTATACTGGTTTCATACACCGGAGCCGTACACTGCTTCTCTCTTTGTCAGTGTATCTTTATCTTATGATAGAGAGGGAAGCGGTGTATCATATTGGTGTCTTTCCGCCGTATATCATTCTAGACACCTCTTTTAACCTTATGCAGTGTATAGTTTATTTCTGTCGATTCTCCTTCCGTTATTCAATCCAAAGACCATAAGTAAATAGGGGTGTGTCAAGAGAGAAAAGGTTGTGCGGAAGTAACTTCCGTTTTCCATTATCCAGATAGAAGTCGAAAGCAGTTCCAAAGATGATTTCCAGTTCCCAATAGGCACAGGCAGGACCTGTTTATTCATGCGTAAGTGTTTAAGTACTTTACGTCTCAGAATCTGCAAACCCTTGTTGGCACCAGAGAAAGTATGTTTTACGTGTTTGGTCGAAACGAAAAACCATGTGGTTAATCACCCAATAATACAAGAGAGTTAGCAGATACCCGAAATGTTGATATGCATGCCTTTAAATGCACATAAAATCACAATATTCTCAACAAATTGCAGGGTCATGACAAGTAATGAATGACTAGAAACTAACTTATCTCATAGCATTTCAGGTAATCCAAGTAGAATTTAATctatacaaacaaaaaatattttcttaaactCTTCCATCAAACCCGTCGAGAAGACCAGACCACATTCCCTTTACAGGTGGTAACTGTGCAACGAAAGCATTCCAAGGTGGGTAACCAACGCCACTGCCACGAACACGACCATCCAGGCGAAGAGATATATAtctgcaaacaaagaaaatgatgtAGAATTACTGACGAAGTGATCTTATGTTAATTCCACTAGGCAAACTGTCGTAATATAATAGATTAGGCATAAGGCAATTTGCCTAGTGGAATTAAAGACAGAAGCAATCATGGAAGAAATGCTTACACGGGATAGTCAGAGGTGACACCGGCCAGCTTCTTTTGTTCGTCCAACCAGCTGCAATTTCCAACGAAAAAATGAGCGTGTCTGAAGAGAGAATAAGAACTTGAAATGATtaaatcattttgttttgcaaaaGGTTTACTTACTTGGTCCATTCAGTAACATAAATTGGAGTTAGCTGCCAGAGTCTTTTCCTCTTCGTAGTAATATCCTTAGCCTCTTCACTTTCTTCAAACTCAAGACTAGGCACGTTTCCATCCGTAGCCAAGGGCACAACAAGCACTCCTCTTTCCACAAGCCCTTCAGTGAAAGGCTCACTTCGATTGAACGATTCTGTGATGAACGATGCAGGGCCAGCGCATATTACAAGCCTAGCAATCCCTCTCAAAGAGCTAACAGGAATGACCTTCTTTTCAGAAACACGAAGCTTGAGATTTGAAAGATTTTCCTCTCGAGAGAGCCTAgcaatctgtgcattcttggcCTTGTTCTCCCTCAAATACAAGAATGCAAAGAGAGACACTGCTCCAAGGTCTATGCCAAGACCCTTTGCAATTTCGGAGGCGTCGAGTGCTCTTGATGGATTTGTTAGTGCTGCAATTAACTGTGTGGTTGCTATTAATCCTCCTAAACCACCACTTGCAATGAAAGCAAGGTAGAAAAACATTCGAACGGAGCGGAAGGGAGTGAGAACTTCACTCCTAATCCTGGCCGTGGAGCTGAGGAACAAACAAACCTATGATTACAAGGAAGCCTAATGTGTAAAACAGAAGCTGATATAGCACAAGGCAGTGGAATGCAAAGAACCCAAGTCAGCAAagatgtttgaaaatttgaaagaaccCCATTACTGCTCAATGCACTTCAATTTAGAACCAGCTCCATTCACAGTACAAATAGATAGAATTTATCAAGTATCCATCTATCTGTACTGTGAATGGAACTGGTTCTAAATTGAAGTGCATAGAGTAGTAATGTTTTCTTGGACAATTTAAGCTTCCACCATAGTTCCCCAAAATATGCGCATATAAAACCGGGTATAAACTTAATCGAAAATAGAATTGAgagatattaaataaataataacggGACACTAA
This region includes:
- the LOC137728993 gene encoding protein LOW PSII ACCUMULATION 1, chloroplastic, which translates into the protein MASVANSPFYILKPPNSPFYILKPPNHTHYKLSSGITTSLWSFSCSNAQFLALQTSKHKSSTIKCFATDKQTSSTEISSTARIRSEVLTPFRSVRMFFYLAFIASGGLGGLIATTQLIAALTNPSRALDASEIAKGLGIDLGAVSLFAFLYLRENKAKNAQIARLSREENLSNLKLRVSEKKVIPVSSLRGIARLVICAGPASFITESFNRSEPFTEGLVERGVLVVPLATDGNVPSLEFEESEEAKDITTKRKRLWQLTPIYVTEWTNWLDEQKKLAGVTSDYPVYISLRLDGRVRGSGVGYPPWNAFVAQLPPVKGMWSGLLDGFDGRV